One window of Trichoderma breve strain T069 chromosome 3, whole genome shotgun sequence genomic DNA carries:
- a CDS encoding dnaJ domain-containing protein: MSSDYSYDEQGQFFPFFILTVTGLVTFPLTYSLFRKSTDNDALAPRIKSDYTSKHGDVVTSLRAAQKRKQRKIKRAIFVVLGWALMAGMVYLIIVTQTIVPKIWNPYDILGISESFTEKQIKSHYKRLSVKFHPDKVRPDPSKNETLEMLNDRYVELTKAYQALTDEDVRNNYIQYGHPDGKQSFSIGIALPQFIIAEGNGKYLILLYTGLMGILLPYMVGSWWYGTKRMSKEGVLMESANRLFRHYNEEIDEGGIITALSTGKEFEAVLKGDQAESGLSKVESRITAEGESAPFACGFSVKDKEKLEDLDSGVRRKVLALLWAYLGRVELDDPALTKAKFEVGAIARTLNQSFAAIAMAFGSIGPIAGSFKANQHLIQALSPKSSPLLQLPHINDKVAAAIEGDSKSHLTVQQFMDLPDAERRRLAIGKDLLSEDQYKEAISVGKQLPYFRVAKAFFKVTGEKVIIPSSLVTLVIKGRFIPPGTESVPAIDELSLEDIDPAEDDLDALMGRKKKTIKGADGKPITVEDNSVLPPLTFAPHYARDHSPKWYAFLSDSKQDKMAVPPFTFDKFDQPLFDEEGKPTFNMQTLKAQFAAPPQPGHYTFCMHVVCDSYVGFDTKMEVTLVVEDASKAAEMEAEDEISEPEEDSIAGQMRALKTGQPAGGAPKPRRNKDSSDEESGTDEEEDDTSDTNTDTEDES, encoded by the exons GGCCAgttcttccctttctttaTCCTGACCGTTACCGGCCTGGTCACCTTTCCCTTGACGTACAGTCTTTTCCGTAAAAGCACCGACAACGATGCGCTTGCGCCGCGCATCAAGTCAGATTACACATCCAAGCATGGCGATGTTGTAACGTCGCTGCGTGCGGCGCAAAAGaggaagcagaggaagatCAAGCGggccatcttcgtcgttTTGGGCTGGGCCCTCATGGCGGGCATGGTGTATCTCATCATTGTGACCCAGACGATTGTTCCCAAGATTTGGAACCCTTATGATATTTTGGGCATCTCAGAG TCATTTACCGAAAAGCAAATCAAGTCTCACTACAAGAGGCTATCCGTCAAATTCCACCCGGACAAGGTTCGACCGGATCCCTCCAAGAATGAGAcgctggagatgctcaacGACCGATACGTGGAACTCACAAAAGCCTACCAAGCCCTGACAGATGAGGACGTCCGAAACAACTACATCCAATATGGTCATCCCGATGGCAAGCAGAGCTTTAGCATTGGCATTGCGCTGCCTCAGTTCATCATCGCAGAGGGCAACGGCAAATACTTGATTCTGCTCTACACTGGTCTCATGGGTATTTTGCTGCCTTATATGGTTGGCTCATGGTGGTATGGAACCAAGCGAATGTCAAAGGAAGGCGTCTTGATGGAGAGCGCCAACCGCCTGTTCAGACACTACAACGAAGAGATTGATGAGGGTGGCATCATTACCGCCCTTAGCACTGGCAAGGAGTTCGAAGCCGTCCTCAAGGGAGACCAGGCTGAATCGGGCCTGTCCAAGGTCGAATCCCGGATCACAGCCGAAGGCGAATCCGCACCATTTGCCTGTGGATTCTCTGTtaaggacaaggagaagcttgaagaCCTGGACAGCGGCGTGCGACGCAAGGTGCTTGCCTTGTTGTGGGCTTACCTTGGCCGTGTCGAGCTTGACGATCCTGCGCTGACCAAGGCCAAGTTTGAAGTCGGTGCGATTGCCCGAACATTGAACCAGTCTTTTGCTGCGATTGCGATGGCatttggcagcattggccCCATCGCAGGGTCTTTCAAAGCCAACCAGCATCTCATTCAAGCCTTATCCCCCAagtcttctcctctcctccagctcccgcACATCAACGACAAGGTTGCTGCCGCCATCGAAGGCGACTCAAAATCCCACTTGACTGTGCAACAATTCATGGATCTCCCCGACGCCGAACGAAGACGACTCGCCATTGGCAAGGATCTCCTCAGCGAAGACCAGTACAAGGAGGCCATCAGCGTTGGCAAGCAGCTTCCCTACTTCCGTGTTGCCAAGGCATTCTTCAAGGTTACCGGCGAAAAGGTCATCATTCCTTCATCTCTAGTTACACTGGTCATCAAGGGCCGATTCATTCCTCCCGGCACCGAGTCGGTTCCCGCCATTGATGAGCTGTCGCTGGAAGATATTGACCCCGCTGAAGATGATTTGGATGCTCTCATGGGacgcaagaagaagacgatcaAGGGCGCCGATGGAAAGCCCATCACCGTCGAAGATAACTCTGTCCTGCCGCCTCTGACTTTTGCCCCTCACTATGCCCGAGACCACTCTCCCAAATGGTACGCTTTCCTTAGCGACTCCAAGCAGGATAAGATGGCGGTTCCTCCTTTCACCTTTGATAAGTTTGATCAGCCCCTCTTTGATGAGGAGGGCAAGCCCACCTTCAACATGCAGACTCTCAAGGCTCAATTTGCTGCTCCCCCTCAACCCGGCCATTACACTTTCTGCATGCACGTCGTTTGCGATTCCTATGTTGGCTTTGATACCAAGATGGAGGTTACTCTCGTTGTAGAGGACGCCAGCAAAGCcgccgagatggaggctgaggaCGAGATCAGCGAGCCGGAAGAAG ATTCCATTGCTGGACAAATGCGAGCCCTCAAGACCGGCCAGCCTGCTGGCGGAGCTCCCAAGCCTAGGCGGAACAAGGACAGCTCAGATGAAGAGTCAGGCaccgatgaggaagaggatgacaCAAGTGACACGAACACTGACACGGAAGACGAGAGCTGA
- a CDS encoding acyltransferase domain-containing protein, whose product MVLFLGFIAKFLVGYTALTISFYMLSLVVPKAAFVARVLAAYMTLIACALYGVIASIVLTVLGKQQIAQWTVARAFHYSMQLTTGVEFVIDDPDNVLNTTRPAVFIGNHQTELDVLMLGAIFPKYCSVTAKAQLKKVPFLGWFMSLSGTIFIDRKNSKDARSAMDGAASEIKTKRQSVYMFPEGTRSYTKEPALLPYKKGAFHLAVQSGVPIVPVVVANYSHILYIKGLVFNSGKIPIKVLRPIPTTNLTSADVDELTQSTRELMLKELISLTEKARGRPIAVPTSLNGNSTAKSTAIN is encoded by the exons ATGGtcctcttccttggcttCATCGCCAAGTTCCTCGTCGGCTACACAGCGCTGACAATCTCCTTCTACATGCTGTCCCTTGTCGTCCCCAAGGCGGCCTTCGTGGCCCGCGTCCTGGCCGCCTACATGACGCTCATCGCCTGCGCGCTCTACGGCGTCATCGCCTCCATCGTCCTGACCGTCCTGGGCAAGCAGCAGATTGCGCAGTGGACCGTCGCGCGGGCCTTCCACTACTCCATGCAGCTGACCACGGGCGTCGAGTTTGTCATTGACGACCCGGACAACGTCCTCAACACCACGCGGCccgccgtcttcatcggcaACCACCAGACCGAGCTCGACGTGCTCATGCTGGGCGCCATCTTCCCCAAGTACTGCAGCGTCACGGCAAAGGCCCAGCTCAAGAAGGTGCCCTTCCTCGGCTGGTTCATGAGCCTCAGCGGCACAATCTTCATCGACCGCAAGAACAGCAAGGACGCCCGCTCCGCCATGGACGGCGCCGCCTCCGAGATCAAGACCAAGCGCCAGAGCGTCTACATGTTCCCCGAGGGCACTCGCAGCTACACCAAGGAGCCCGCGCTGCTGCCCTACAAGAAGGGCGCCTTCCACCTGGCCGTGCAGTCCGGCGTCCCCATTGTCCCCGTCGTCGTGGCCAATTACAGCCACATCCTCTACATCAAGGGCCTGGTCTTTAACTCTGGCAAGATTCCCATCAAAG TCTTGCGCCCCATCCCCACCACAAACCTCACCTCCGCCGATGTCGACGAGCTCACCCAGTCCACCCGCGAACtcatgctcaaggagctcatCAGCCTCACCGAAAAGGCTCGCGGCCGCCCAATCGCCGTCCCCACCTCCCTCAACGGCAACTCCACAGCAAAGAGCACCGCCATCAACTAG
- a CDS encoding ADP-ribosylation factor family domain-containing protein encodes MLSILRKARLKDKEMRILMLGLDNAGKTTIVKKIMGEDVNTVSPTLGFIIKTIDYEGYKLNIWDVGGQKTLRSYWRNYFEKTDALIWVVDTTDRLRIDDCREELHGLLEEERLAGACLLIFANKTDVDGCMTEEEIVTLLRLNDIRTHQWHVLPSSAMTGKNLNQGMSWVVEDAKKRLFLY; translated from the exons ATGTTATCCATATTACGCAAAGCCCGCCTAAAGGATAAAGAGATGCGAATACTCATGTT AGGTCTTGATAACGCGGGAAAGACGACAATTGTCAAAAAGATTATGGGTGAAGATGTGAACACTGTTAGCCCAACGCTTGGGTTTATCATCAAAACGATTGACTACGAAGG ATACAAGCTCAACATCT GGGACGTGGGTGGCCAGAAGACGCTGCGATCATACTGGCGGAATTATTTCGAAAAGACAGACGCCCTGATCTGGGTCGTGGACACAACAGATCGGCTACGAATAGACGACTGCAGGGAGGAACTCCATGGCctactggaagaagag CGCTTGGCGGGAGCCTGCTTATTGATATTTGCAAACAAGACGGATGTGGATGGGTGCATgactgaagaagagattgttACG TTGTTGCGGTTGAACGATATTCGGACGCATCAGTGGCATGTTTTGCCGTCGTCGGCTATGACGGGCAAGAATCTCAACCAGGGCATGTCGTGGGTGGTGGAGGACGCGAAGAAGCGGCTTTTCTTGTATTAA